AGCCCAATTGCGACTTTCTCACAAAAAACATTCTACCTGCACTAAACCAAAATGTAGCTACGCTGATGGCGGCGGAGGAGGAAGATAAGAGAAAAGCAAACGGCGCATGTGCACCCAATCCTCCTCAAGGGCATGAATAATGCGCAGCAAATAGgcaatctgctgctcagatgtGAGGAAGCGAACATCCGAATCAGGGGGTAGCGGAAGAGGAGCGTGCGGTGCGGCAAAAGGAGTCTGACAGTGACACAAGGGAGGACGTGGAGTCCTCTCTAACTCCTGAATGCGACGACTCATTGCGTCCTGCTGTAGCTGTAGAGATATAAGTATGTCATCTCTTGTATACCCGACATGAAACGGGTGATATGGGTCGGATAGTGGCATAACATTGGACGAAGACCACAGAAACGGCTCGCCCGAAGGTACAAAAGATGGTGTAGTGTGAGGGAACTGGGACATGAACGGAACAGATGATGATACAGGTGGAACAAAAGTAGGCTGCTGCCTCAATGAACCCTCCCCATGACGAGGTGGAGGTATATCCTGGAGGAATGTGACAGGAAGATCAGTGCGCTGAACATCAGAGGTGTGTGGGTCGAAAAATGGAAAATCAGTAGGTGCGGAAACAGGTGCTACAGGAGGAGTGACTTGTAGTACGAACGGAGGGTCGTCATCATCATCCTGGATCCACCCATTGTGGGTGTCAGCATATCGAGGATTGATGTGAGCGGCAAACGGTGCACGGTCAACAAATGCCGGCACGGGATCAGGAAGGGGTGCATCAGCAATAGAAACATCCACCACTAGTGGTGCAACAATGGGAATATCAATAATAGGTGGTGCAATGGCTGGTGCATCCATAAGAACAGGCGATGAAATGACTGGAGCATCATCAGGAACAGGGTCGTGCACTGGTACAGGGTCATGGGCAACAACAGGCTCTGGTGCTATGGCAGGCTCAGGGTCAGCAAAGTCTATATCAAAGTCGGCAGGTATATCAAATAACTGATCCATAGGAGCCACTGGTGCCTCTAAGGGCTGGTCAACAGGAATAAACTCGATCTCATGATCGGGATCAAAATCAGGAGGAAAAACTGGATCAAACTCGTCCTCGAACTCATGATCAAACTCAAACTCGTGGGGTGAACCAGGTGCAGCTGACATCGCTATATCTGAGTCAGCGCCAGGAGAGTAGTGCTGCACACCCAGGGCGTGCAAAGaagcggatgccacagactcaaacgAGTCTGGACCAAGTGAATCAGAAGGAGCCTCCTCCACGGGAGCCTCAGCAACAGGATTGACGTCATCATCAGCAATCGGGGCCCCACCCTCATGGTCGTCCTCAGGGGGACCCTCAACGAAAAGATCGATGTCGTCATCAGACACAACATCGAGTGGCAAATCCTCTACGGGAAATGCGACAAGTGGAACACGAGCAGGGATCTCAGCAAGAGGTAGATCCCCAACTAGAATGCCATCAGCGGGCTGAACCTCATCCACGAGGTCGGGCAAAGCGAATGGCTaaaaatcatcatcatccatGCTCGTGGTATCCGACGTGTAAACCTCTCCCTCGGATAGTACCTCATCGTCTGATACAATCGCCATGGGGTCCAATGTATCTGTTACTCCAGTATCGGAAGAAGAAGCcatagtgtctgtaacacaaccacatatatgcacatatatcaacataaAATCAAGTAAACATGTAGGTCTCAATAATGCAAGCAATcgtcctagtcttccccagactatcccacccagtctcttagactaaactccctggtctctaagaccaactctccggtctctaagaccaaccccctggtctctaagaccaacctcccagtctctaagactaaatccctgatctctaagaccaactcccgggtctctaagaccaaacctcccagtctctaagactaaattctccccaatctctaagattgaacccctcagtctctaagactgaacctccccagcctctaaggctgaactccctcagtctctaagactgaaatataaatTTGAAATGTGTAATTGtgcccttttgtttgtaaaaagtttgtgccccggatctggacttttagtgtatgtaatgtaaaaatgttttcgtgagagccctagtggtcatagtctagactcgagaaagaatccaagttcgctatgatcgaggctctgataccaagctgtcacaccctggcttttgcggaagcgtgggtttatttggtgtgacttcttaataccatagcaacaatcacaacaaatGCTATACGAAATTAAAACAGAAGATGCTCATCCATTTATTAAGTTTAATaataccacaacatcattgtttgaaAATGTCGACACTTACGAAAAGTTACAAACCATACGTGTTTAAACGTGTTCATGAGACACCACAAAAGACTCTAAATAAAACGAGGTATGGTGACATGTgacccgtccaggtaagggttacacctcccaaaCCCAACAatcttggatgacatctttatttaaCACGCAGCTTAACGTGCCTCACCTGCCAGATCCGATCAATTCCCTgcaatacatgtagtttgaaaaatcaacaaaaagtggagcgagttcatgtgtatgtgagtatgtataaacctttgtaaacggTGTATCtatgaaagtccctggtatgtagcaatatggaaaaagagatcaccaaaggttgcaaagccactggtatgtgtgaaatggtgcaggaagtaCTCAAACCAAGCAAATTTGTACcaggcttccggctggaagacatagtcaccactatgggtcgccccggcctcacgggtgtgggctcgctacacccaaatagatctatcactcatgtctctcagtcctacgacgaggattaatggccttaagtgttgtacccaccactcacatgatctaagtagtaaaccctccttaggctaaccataccatgtataaaaatgtttgtagtaattgtaacatgtattccacccccgaagtataaaactgaaaacagttaaaaagaaaagggggatatgaactcactgaagtgcgtctcatGTATCGTAACGTCAACTCAAACTTGACCAGCTTCCTGacgacctacaacgtactaatgtctattagatgaacgggccgtgccttgctttTGTATTTCgggtttgagttacgttactttgtTATTGTTCCAAGTCAtaacttcttgttaaaataataattattttaacttaagttttatttttaggattttggaataatagttaggcaactatttcgtgttcaTACTTCTCAAGTCTTTTATACGTTTATTTCCTTCcgaaggatgggggtatttatacatgtattttggtGGTTCCGGAAATAATGTATTTTTAAACTCCACTTAGTAAAAATATGTTTAACACATTCGTCGAAAATAatgtattcccaaaatatatatattttcccaaaaataatatattttcattcttTGTGTCCAAATAATATTTACCCAAAATATATTCGTAAAAGAATTTTCCGGAATTATAAACGTGATCGCATTTtgctaagttacattattttgccCTAAATAATATAATTAGTTCACAAAATAAcgaataatcacacaagcgttttaatataaaatatatattctaaatatatatttatccatttttatttaagaaatatcaacctccgacacttgtattttgttataaaaattatggcaaagtttatattcgaaacacaagttataaaatatacttgtaacatttgcttggaaaaatattttctaagtcttggaatttttagaaaatttcgccagcgTTTCCCCCtataaacggaggtgtccatgcttattagcatatcgttttcttttcaaaatcaatcaacaatcaatctttaCATTACCAAGAGCAAAAATATATGGGTTACACACTAATCGTGAACTTGATACATttcgaaaacgcgtagtaacttggtaataCTTTTATtggacttagttaccttccaaagcgtatttatttctttaaaaatcattcttttaaaataatttagtgcttacaacttgtaaaccatttttacaaaaataaaactcttgaactcttcttgtaaataaaagattttcacacTTATTTCACTTCCAAAAATATGTAAGTGTATGTAAAAAAATCATAATCTTTTAGAGATCATTTCTTGAACTTGGTTTGTTTACAAAAATCTTTTGTAAAACTTGTATCAACATGATCATCCATCAACTTGTTCACTTATATTTTAAGAAAATCatttttattcaagttcatgagcaAACTAGAAGGTGGTTATTTTATGTAACACATAACCACTTTCTAATCTTTTTAAATCATACttctaaatattatttaacaagatCCATATGGTGATTAACAACGCACAATCAAGAATCATCATAAAAATTAACAACATCATCATAACAACATCCTACAATCAACATTTCATCTTCAAGTAAACTTTTATGTTCAAGTTTCTTGTTTAActtcttttagtgttcttgttctttagtgatttaaacataaacatcatactacaacttttaactatgaaacaagatgaacaagggtgtaacaaggaacttactactagcacaaaggctagggatgattctagtgaagaagatgatgaaaaagatgatgaagaagcaaGAAAGAAAGCcctttgaagctccacaagttgcAAGCTCCTTTAATccttcttctacacttgaatgaagcttgaaaaatggatgaagatggtggtttagtagtggtgatggtggcggttggGTGTGagccgagagagggagagagatgtGAGGAATGGGGGTGTAATCTTGTGAAGGATATGGAGGAATGATGCATACTTATAATCTCtatgtaggatcagttttgaccacactaatgagtcaatcagagctagtgcttactgaaaatgtggcggaaacacattttcagcatgatacgaCGATAAAACTGATAGAAAGGAGTAGAAAACAGAGAGATCTACACTTTAATCACTTTTACTTTACTTGATAACGATTGCCAAacggtcagcagttcgacgtacaacacaagacaacgttacaaatgaaaggagcacaggggtatttatagatttctggaaccgctcatgtgacatgtccacatgagcgatccagcttgggtcgcttttgtggacaaatgtcacaaaagcggtccagcaacataactttcatacaattacacttttaacccctgagctattacaaaataacctatctagaccatatacgttaatctaacttcacaaagacgcaggctttagacattatgcaccaacaaactcccccttggatgaagccgcagtctttgtcttgaaaATTGGTCTTCAGATAGCAGCTTTGTAATTTTCTTCACGCCCTTTAGGCTTCCTGCTCAATGCAACTCTGATCTTTTCACGCTTTCGCTTCTCTGACTTCTCTTCTTCCTGTTGTTTCTTCAAGAACTTTCCACTTTTCTCTTCCATCCTACGATTTTCACGTTCACGTTCATGTTttgctttcttcttcatcttttcatccaATGCCCACCAAGACGATTTCCACTTGCTTTCGGAATTGATTCCTTTTTGAAAGCACAGTGATACAACGCGTTGGAACTGTTGAGCTTGATCTTTATCTTCTGCTTTATAACGAATCTTGTGAATAAACAAGCATTCGATGTCTTTTGCCGAACAATTCACCAGCCACATCGGATCATAGACACGAATATATCTCAGCTCACTACCAGCTCTGTATGTAATGATAGCTTCAGTTGTAAGACAGCTATACACCCAATCAATGAACCCTTTGTAAAAATCTTGTTCCATTTCTGGCATAGGAATCGTCGTCATggttcttggaggctttacattCAGAATAGTTTCCCTTACACCAGTTTCAGGATCTACTCTTTCAACCCGTCTTGGACGATGAGGTTTCCATTTCAGATAACCTCTTAGAGTCTCGTACTTGATATATCCCCACATTGCTTTATCATTCTGTCTCACCTGATACTCCAACGTTCTCACCTGAGATAACTCATcgacatcccaccatggtaatgacataatgtcatttAAACGTTTAAAGTATTGGACACCATATTCTCTTCTAACTGCATTGGCGTTGACTTCaggaagaaaaccccaactaaTGATATCACCAAGAGAAATAGATCTATCACGTCGGAAAAACTTCAAAGGCCTCTTGAACTTTCTCTCATGATTGTCTTTAAACCATTTTGAATGATCTTCTTTCTCAACATTTGATTGACTTTCTTGTTCAGCTTCTTTTCTCAAGCACTCGAACACATTTTCATTCACCGCTTCAGTCACTTTCTGACGCAACTCATCTCTGTTTTCAGCTGCGAAAAACTCCATTAACGTCGGAAGTTTTGATGTATCTTCAGGGACATCCTCATTATCAGAACAATCTTCTACTTCAACCCTATCGTACTGATCTGCATCCTCAACATAGTTATACTTGTAATCTTtctgtttattgatatcaaaagaTTCCAGATCAGCTTCAAGATCAATTGGATTCTCGGGATTTACATCATTTAACATCTCCCTATACACATCTAGACATAAGAACAACGGTTCATGATGTTCGACAATCTGATTcttactcgactccccctttcTCTCAGCTTCCCCACTTTCTTCATTAACTGTATCGTTTAGcagatcttcaacgactttttctttTGAAGCTTCAGTAACTCTCACACCAGAACCTCCTgcagcgtcatcatcatcatcacctttcgAACTGAGACTGCTTGCAGAATAAACAAACTCTTCCTCATCAttatcttcatcatcctcttcttcttcgcCACCAATTAACTTTGGCGATTGAATTTCTTCTTCAACTATACCAGGAACAGAGGATATAGGCACTGGATTATCTATCACCATTGAAGGCACAATAGACATTACGGAACTTCCTTCAACAGCTTTACCTTTATCTTTCATTTGCCTTTCTACTTCTGCTTTACGTTCAGCACGAAGATCCTCTAACTTCAACTCTTCATACTTCTGATCCACTGTTGTTTCTAACATGCTTTCCACAACTCTATTCAGCATGTAGAACTTGTGTTCATGCAACGCTTTAGCAGCCATAAGCTCTTTGTTCTTCAACTTATAGTACTCATTTTCACTCTCTCGACGACTCTTCTCCTCTTCTAACtcagacactcgaactttcaaaACATCAATTTCCGTCTGATCAACTTCAATCTTCAGTTCcaacactttgttttcaccttcTAATCTCTGCACCTTACCAGCAAGAGACTTTTCTCTATCAGCAATCTTTTTGCATTCATCTGCCAACTTTTTGTTTTCTGCTATCACCtcatcaattctcttttccaacttcaagacttgagaattgtttgcaaaatcaaaatcaacatcTAGCAGATTATCATGCGGTATCGCAAGGCCTCTACTTGAAGAACCAAGTTGTGCTTGAGCAATTGGAGGTGTGCCAAAAAGATCTTGAGAAGAATAATATTGTTGatgtggaggtggtgatggtggaaacaGAGGAGATGGTTGTCGTTGAAGAGTAGGTTGTCTGGGTGTTGTTGAATGTGATGGAGGGGTAGGTTGTTTTGGTGAGTGTTGTGGTGTTAGTTGTCTAGGAGGAGATTGAtgtattggagattgtggaggtgttgTTTGATGTGGAGGTGTTTGTTGACGTGGAGGTGTAGATTGTGTTTGTATGATCTTTTGAGGGCGCTTTGACACTTTAATCATTGGAGTAGCCTTCTTTCTTCCTCCAGCTTTCTTTTTTACTTTTAGGAGTAGATTGTGATGCAGAAACATGTTCTGGAGAAGGTTCATAAggtgcatcttctttctcttctctcttCCTTTTTCTGAGTAACTTCTCCTTTTCTACCTCCTCTCTCATTCGTCTTTCACGCTCTCTTGCACCAATTACTTCAAACTCAGACACactagaagaactagtagtgtctttatcaacatcatcgccttcaacatcatctaccactttctctttctcctGTGGAATGTCAACATTATCAGTAAACAAATCTGTATGAATTTCAATATGTGCTACACTAGCCGCCTCTTGTTCCCTTTCAATGTTCACCTCAGGAACTTCTTCTTCAGACTCATCAACTAACACAGTTTCAGCCTTCTTCTTTTGTTTTTTCTTTGGCTTTGAAGAAGAACCTTCTCCTTCAGCTACAGGAGTTACAAGTCTACGTCTGCGCCCAGACTCCTtcacataccactcattcttTGTTGGTTTGAAACCCTGAATTATCTTCAACTCTGCAGCATACaatgcttctttcatttcttcttcatttctCCAGTTTTGATGACTTTCTGGATCAGGATCCACATAACTTGCATCTTTAAGTAATCCGAAGTTTTCAATCACCAACTCCGGCTCTGGATGATGAGGATGGTACTTGACCAAATTCTTCAACGAGATATTAGACATGTGTGCTTGAACAAGAAGATCATCCTTAATATCTCTGTCAATACCAGGATAAGCACGATCAATCATCATTTGAACAAAGCGTGGATATCtccaaactctaacatctgatgctagattctccaccatataatgaaaaaTGATGTGCgagaagttgtatttcttgtTCAACACTAAAGCAGTTAACATATTCATTTCATAATCCCTCATCTGGTCATAACTACCCTTTGTGTGACTCAGGGAAATCAAAATACAATGAATCAAGAACTTGAATGATTTCTGAAATTTTGACTTTAAGTAGTTCCCAGTATTCAACGTGCTTCTGTATCCCAAACGTAGCATGCAACCCTTCACCATTCGTTCAGGAAATCTAGTTGGGTAGTTTGCTTCATCAGGAAAATTCATAACTTCTCGAACCAATGCTTCGGTCACTAGTATAGTCTCTATCTTTCCATTCACTTCCACTTCTGCTGAAATCACCTTTTTTCCTCGTCATACTTTGCACTGTTCCAGAATCTGCTGATATGCGATCGATACAACAGCCTTTGTTCAGTCATCGCTTTCTTTACTGGTATACGATCCATATAACTCAGAATACTGCTGAATTCAGATAACAGCGGATATTTCTCCACATCTAAATCCACACAACTGTTGTGGACTGGATCGAACAACACATTCGTAGAAGCCTGCATAACAACAACAGAAATCAatacttagaaaattttgaacTTTTGAAACTGACCAAAAAGCGATCCCAGATAAGCGATCCAAACTCATTTCACCCATAAAAGCGGTTCATAAACTGTACAACCCTAAAGACGATCCATATCTTTTGACTAAAAAGCGATCCTAGATAATATTTACACAAAAAGCGATCCGCCCCTGGTCACATAAGCGATACAAACCTAATATGTCTTAAAAGCGGTCCTGGAATGTACAAAAGAGCGGTTCAACCAAAtacacaaaagcggtcctagaTTGTGACTTATGAGCGATTCAAGATAGGACACATGAGCGATTCAAAGTATGTTTTAAGAGCGGTTCAGAACAAACTTACCGTAAAAGCGACCCTATACTCAAAATATGTAAAACATTTCTAAATCCTAAAATTGATGCTACAAACATATTCTACACAAAATTCCGAATCTAAGAATGTCttttaattttgttaaaatatcCTAAAACACCCTAGATCTAAATCCAAACACATTCAGTGCCGACAACCCTTATCAAATGATCAAATTTCATCAATTAGTATGTAATACTACATCTAATATCATCATACGACACTGAATCAACAATCATTTCACACAAACAGGCTTAAAACATGAATCGTTCACACAAACAAGCCGACTGACATGATTTATCACATTTAGAACTGAAATTAAAAGATGgcttaccttgcccatgatgtaaAAGGTAGTAATCTAACACGAACAAGTGAAAATAAGGTCAAAACAGCACGAAATCTCGATGAACACGCTAAAACAGGTGGAATCGCCCCAGAGACATTGTCGTATAAGCGGTTTAGGGTAATGACAGAATTAGCGAACCATGTCCCTTATATATGAGtgtctgaaccgcttattcgtCATGCCCTATGAGCGGTTCACACTGTTACTTTGCACAAGAGCGGTCCATAGATGtgtcataaaagcgatccacccttaacttttcaaaaaattcaatttttaatcatttttcaacTTGTTCGATTTCACATGCTggcacccagttgaccaagtccaagttaatgaccttggaacAACTGATTGATCttccaagtccaagttaatggccctggATGATCGATTTTATGAAGTACTCTGTCTATTTGTTTCAAAatcagttcaaattaatgaacttttctACGTTTAAAACATTTGCACATTTTATCTTTCAAACATCATCCCAGATCTttgtttgcaatcacagcttacccaaacctcatcaaataccgacatgatctgcacacgggctttgaacttccaatccccagtatcagttgtcgaaactaaaatgagaaaagaaaatctttttgggtttaaagctgtacaaacagaaatatatacacacactattttttcgagcgtgttaagggatcatatcagcttctgatagaacacaagcaccgttaagcttatttcattttaaacatttaagcaattcgcgttgattgtcgatatatagatccactttaaattctcacagaattttcaatctgttcgggatacgttatatagtgttttaaagacttaaacgtcaacgtgtgttcccacctcagtatatactcccgtatccggatcccagtattcagtcttacaggtgaatataccacaactgatatctgttaggggtagatgcgaaaccgtgagag
Above is a window of Helianthus annuus cultivar XRQ/B chromosome 14, HanXRQr2.0-SUNRISE, whole genome shotgun sequence DNA encoding:
- the LOC110943228 gene encoding uncharacterized protein LOC110943228, whose amino-acid sequence is MNFPDEANYPTRFPERMVKGCMLRLGYRSTLNTGNYLKSKFQKSFKFLIHCILISLSHTKGSYDQMRDYEMNMLTALVLNKKYNFSHIIFHYMVENLASDVRVWRYPRFVQMMIDRAYPGIDRDIKDDLLVQAHMSNISLKNLVKYHPHHPEPELVIENFGLLKDASYVDPDPESHQNWRNEEEMKEALYAAELKIIQGFKPTKNEWYVKESGRRRRLVTPVAEGEGSSSKPKKKQKKKAETVLVDESEEEVPEVNIEREQEAASVAHIEIHTDLFTDNVDIPQEKEKVLEKRIDEVIAENKKLADECKKIADREKSLAGKVQRLEGENKVLELKIEVDQTEIDVLKVRVSELEEEKSRRESENEYYKLKNKELMAAKALHEHKFYMLNRVVESMLETTVDQKYEELKLEDLRAERKAEVERQMKDKGKAVEGSSVMSIVPSMVIDNPVPISSVPGIVEEEIQSPKLIGGEEEEDDEDNDEEEFVYSASSLSSKGDDDDDAAGGSGVRVTEASKEKVVEDLLNDTVNEESGEAERKGESSKNQIVEHHEPLFLCLDVYREMLNDVNPENPIDLEADLESFDINKQKDYKYNYVEDADQYDRVEVEDCSDNEDVPEDTSKLPTLMEFFAAENRDELRQKVTEAVNENVFECLRKEAEQESQSNVEKEDHSKWFKDNHERKFKRPLKFFRRDRSISLGDIISWGFLPEVNANAVRREYGVQYFKRLNDIMSLPWWDVDELSQVRTLEYQVRQNDKAMWGYIKYETLRGYLKWKPHRPRRVERVDPETGVRETILNVKPPRTMTTIPMPEMEQDFYKGFIDWVYSCLTTEAIITYRAGSELRYIRVYDPMWLVNCSAKDIECLFIHKIRYKAEDKDQAQQFQRVVSLCFQKGINSESKWKSSWWALDEKMKKKAKHERERENRRMEEKSGKFLKKQQEEEKSEKRKREKIRVALSRKPKGREENYKAAI